In Aestuariibaculum lutulentum, one DNA window encodes the following:
- a CDS encoding PKD-like family lipoprotein, with the protein MKNINTFIKAMITGVLSVVVVASCSDNSDFVEQFPDINIQVEDIKNVYYYNETLVIDPTITYGEETGENLDFSYQWDLFSENELISVSENKTLEYLLDSIGVMNFNLKVTNNTTNVIQSTTFQINVESVSSQGWYVMKQTAAGNTEIDGFYVSSEIPNYNLVEKTLGAPLEGMPVGFAFSPYYKWKPSEDDVYYSSAPALVAFSEEDGLAYNVNNARTLSTLEDMFFLNPEDQEGQIKSVMISGDKVFMSKGAKVYSMNDGNPAFFPAIEGDYSVEGLATKGSYGNTLAFDSKNERYIMFGSAGYSTSDTIGFFKDQYTDFNNGLEIPVNNMNGQAIFLENTQRGSGYSSTTYAYSLFRKHDDQDALFLYGFDYDKFVEGFYYYYPNPGDYSNYTLYKAGRNNPITFEKRLSHAEYSMLTSAGFYAMNKGNNILYFANSSSIGLYNIDSDTYNPAFIKNIPAGEEITYLKYINTNFSSLDPNFTGLVVATYQSGTDTYKIYRYQLNGLSTVELQDDIKTGPGKVSDVLYVSASSYSWSSQLYQYN; encoded by the coding sequence ATGAAAAATATAAATACATTTATAAAAGCTATGATTACCGGTGTTTTATCGGTAGTGGTTGTAGCATCCTGTTCAGACAATTCAGATTTTGTAGAACAGTTTCCAGATATTAATATTCAGGTAGAAGATATTAAAAATGTTTATTATTATAATGAAACATTGGTTATCGATCCTACTATTACGTATGGTGAAGAAACCGGAGAAAACTTAGACTTCTCTTATCAATGGGATTTATTTAGTGAAAATGAATTGATTTCAGTTTCTGAAAATAAAACTTTAGAATACCTTTTAGATTCCATTGGCGTAATGAATTTTAATTTAAAAGTAACCAACAATACCACAAATGTAATTCAGTCCACAACTTTCCAAATTAATGTCGAATCTGTGTCTAGTCAAGGGTGGTATGTTATGAAGCAAACCGCTGCTGGTAATACAGAAATTGACGGGTTTTATGTGAGTTCAGAAATTCCGAATTATAACCTTGTAGAAAAGACTTTAGGAGCTCCCTTAGAAGGTATGCCTGTTGGTTTTGCTTTTTCACCTTATTATAAATGGAAACCATCAGAAGATGATGTGTATTACAGTTCTGCACCTGCCTTGGTAGCATTTAGTGAGGAAGATGGTTTGGCTTATAATGTAAATAATGCAAGAACATTATCAACGCTTGAAGATATGTTCTTTTTAAACCCAGAAGATCAAGAGGGTCAAATTAAATCAGTTATGATTAGTGGAGACAAGGTTTTCATGAGTAAAGGAGCTAAAGTTTATTCCATGAATGATGGAAATCCAGCCTTTTTTCCGGCAATTGAAGGTGATTATAGTGTGGAAGGCTTGGCAACCAAAGGATCGTATGGTAATACATTGGCTTTCGATTCTAAAAATGAGAGATACATTATGTTTGGTTCTGCAGGCTATTCAACATCAGATACTATTGGATTTTTTAAAGATCAGTATACCGATTTCAATAATGGTCTTGAAATTCCAGTAAATAATATGAATGGTCAGGCTATATTTTTAGAAAACACACAGCGTGGATCTGGTTATAGTTCTACAACTTATGCTTATTCTTTGTTTAGAAAGCATGATGATCAAGACGCATTATTCCTATATGGTTTCGATTATGATAAGTTTGTAGAAGGTTTTTATTATTACTATCCCAATCCAGGAGATTATAGTAATTATACATTGTATAAAGCAGGGAGAAATAATCCCATTACATTCGAAAAAAGGTTATCTCATGCAGAATACTCTATGTTAACATCTGCAGGATTTTATGCCATGAATAAAGGTAATAACATATTATACTTTGCGAATTCCAGTAGTATTGGGCTTTATAATATAGATAGTGATACTTATAATCCGGCGTTTATAAAAAATATTCCAGCAGGAGAGGAGATTACTTATTTGAAATATATTAATACAAACTTTTCTTCTTTAGATCCTAATTTTACTGGTTTAGTGGTTGCTACGTATCAATCGGGAACCGATACCTATAAAATTTATCGTTATCAGTTAAATGGTTTAAGTACAGTCGAACTTCAGGATGATATAAAAACAGGGCCAGGTAAGGTGTCCGATGTACTTTATGTATCGGCTTCGTCTTATTCATGGTCTAGTCAACTCTATCAATATAATTAA
- a CDS encoding phosphotransferase, with translation MNNYNCFEMGSLMARFHDITSHKKIDRTNYNSELLLSDSYKQLMQFFSEDLDEMKYLKKIGMEFSKTFQGLEQTKFQKGIVHLDIWHDNVSVKNDKEITIFDFDNCGNGFLFLDIGYFFIQLFYIESDKEVYESKVKSFLSGYRKVRELSEQETKLIPEAGASIFAFYLGVQAQRFDWSNIFLTENYLKMFVGRIKSWMEYNKEKNTYS, from the coding sequence ATGAATAATTATAATTGTTTTGAAATGGGTTCGCTAATGGCTAGATTTCACGACATAACATCACATAAAAAAATTGATAGAACAAACTATAATTCAGAATTACTTTTAAGTGATTCTTACAAACAATTAATGCAATTTTTCTCGGAGGATTTAGACGAAATGAAATATCTAAAAAAAATAGGAATGGAATTCTCTAAAACCTTTCAGGGGCTAGAACAAACCAAATTTCAAAAAGGAATAGTTCATCTTGATATTTGGCATGATAATGTTAGCGTCAAAAATGACAAGGAAATAACAATTTTTGACTTTGATAATTGCGGAAATGGGTTTTTGTTTTTAGACATTGGATATTTCTTTATTCAATTGTTTTATATAGAGTCGGACAAAGAAGTTTATGAATCAAAAGTAAAAAGTTTTCTTAGTGGTTATCGTAAAGTAAGAGAACTTTCAGAACAGGAAACCAAATTAATTCCAGAAGCTGGAGCCTCTATTTTTGCTTTTTATCTTGGTGTACAAGCGCAAAGGTTTGATTGGTCGAATATATTTTTAACAGAAAACTATCTTAAAATGTTTGTTGGAAGAATAAAATCTTGGATGGAATACAATAAAGAAAAGAATACATACAGCTAA
- a CDS encoding YhdH/YhfP family quinone oxidoreductase, which translates to MKQKDSTFKAFRIEDINGNYQGSIKEMEFGILNNNEILVKVHYSSLNYKDALSASGNKGVTKNYPHTPGIDAVGTIVKSNSDLFNFGEKVIVTSYDLGMNTDGGFAEYVQVPSEWALKLPEKMTMKEAMIYGTAGLTAGISVLRLTELVKPKDGKIVVSGATGGVGALSVSILSKLGYSVIAITGKETEQDYLISLGADEVLFRSDIENFDKKPLLKPLFAGAIDTVGGVILENIIKSTNSTGAVTCCGNVASPKLDLTVFPFILRGVSLIGIDSQNYPMELRKKVWNKLAHKWKPKNLDFAFNEIKLEDIAEKIELMLKGNLKGRIVLSFTE; encoded by the coding sequence ATGAAACAGAAGGATTCTACATTTAAAGCTTTTCGAATTGAAGATATTAATGGTAATTATCAAGGCTCTATTAAAGAAATGGAATTTGGCATATTGAATAATAATGAGATTTTAGTAAAAGTACACTATAGTTCATTGAATTATAAAGATGCATTATCTGCTTCAGGGAATAAGGGAGTAACGAAAAATTATCCACACACACCAGGTATTGATGCGGTAGGCACGATAGTAAAATCTAACAGTGATTTATTTAATTTTGGAGAAAAAGTAATTGTAACCAGTTATGATTTAGGAATGAATACTGACGGTGGATTTGCTGAGTATGTTCAGGTTCCATCAGAATGGGCCTTAAAATTACCCGAAAAAATGACCATGAAAGAGGCAATGATATATGGTACTGCCGGGTTAACAGCGGGAATATCGGTTTTAAGACTTACCGAATTGGTAAAGCCAAAGGATGGAAAAATAGTGGTTTCAGGCGCAACAGGTGGCGTTGGGGCATTGAGTGTTTCTATTTTAAGTAAGTTGGGGTATTCGGTGATTGCAATAACAGGTAAGGAAACAGAACAAGACTATTTAATTAGTCTTGGAGCTGATGAAGTGCTATTTCGAAGTGATATTGAAAATTTTGACAAAAAGCCATTGTTAAAACCTTTGTTTGCAGGTGCTATTGATACTGTAGGTGGTGTAATTCTTGAAAATATAATTAAATCGACTAATTCAACTGGTGCTGTAACTTGCTGCGGAAACGTTGCTTCTCCAAAACTTGATTTAACCGTTTTTCCTTTTATCCTAAGGGGTGTTTCACTTATAGGAATAGATTCTCAAAATTATCCAATGGAACTCAGAAAAAAAGTATGGAATAAGTTAGCTCATAAATGGAAACCTAAAAATTTAGATTTTGCTTTTAATGAAATAAAACTAGAAGATATAGCTGAAAAAATTGAATTAATGCTAAAAGGAAATTTAAAAGGTAGAATAGTATTATCTTTTACAGAATAA
- a CDS encoding DUF1593 domain-containing protein, which translates to MKHIIILILTLLSYSSTYSQNEKPRVIITTDGEADDRASMVRFLLTSNEFDIEGIINSSSQFHWVGGEGWHAFHDVNWIKDYIDLYAKVYDNLILHDSNYPSPEYLLSKWKVGNINEIGEDYLRTDGAKLIASVLLDNTDKRPIWLQAWGGCNTISRALKIIQEDHPERMSEIAKKTRLFLIWEQDETYQNYIRPNWEHLKITTIISDQFDCMAYIWHKVLPDDIKSYFESKWMEENILTNHGALCDAYENNHGAFNAEGDTPAFLHNIPNGLRSTESPDFGGWGGRYTKVRNNVWMDLLPDSEITYPEGQRSIHNSWSKKMEHDTVSNKVTIRNKYFKPLWMWLEHVQNDFAARADWCVNDYNSANHHPIVNLKNTPLNITTKAGSKIKLDASKSFDPDNDDLHITWWNYKEANTYSGQEIIPKTQSSITKFILPKDAQSGDTFHMICEVTDSGSPSLTRYKRVIITISE; encoded by the coding sequence ATGAAACATATTATTATATTAATTCTAACCCTATTAAGCTATTCTTCTACTTATAGTCAAAATGAAAAGCCAAGAGTTATTATAACTACTGATGGAGAAGCTGATGACAGAGCTTCTATGGTTCGGTTTTTATTAACTTCCAACGAGTTTGACATTGAAGGCATAATAAATAGTAGTTCGCAATTCCATTGGGTTGGTGGTGAAGGATGGCACGCGTTTCATGATGTTAATTGGATAAAGGATTACATTGATTTATATGCGAAAGTATACGATAACCTTATATTACATGACTCAAATTATCCTAGCCCAGAATACCTTTTAAGCAAATGGAAAGTTGGTAACATTAATGAGATTGGAGAAGACTACCTTCGTACCGATGGCGCCAAACTAATAGCCAGTGTTTTACTAGACAACACCGATAAACGCCCCATATGGCTCCAGGCATGGGGAGGTTGCAATACGATTTCCAGAGCATTAAAAATAATTCAGGAAGACCACCCGGAGCGCATGAGCGAAATCGCTAAAAAAACACGTCTTTTTCTAATTTGGGAGCAAGATGAAACTTATCAGAACTACATTAGGCCTAACTGGGAACATTTAAAGATAACCACTATAATTTCAGATCAATTTGATTGTATGGCTTACATATGGCATAAAGTACTTCCCGATGACATAAAATCCTATTTCGAATCAAAATGGATGGAAGAAAACATTTTAACCAATCACGGTGCTTTATGTGATGCCTATGAAAACAACCATGGCGCTTTTAATGCCGAAGGAGATACCCCTGCATTTCTCCATAATATACCGAACGGACTCAGAAGCACCGAGTCTCCAGACTTTGGTGGTTGGGGAGGTCGTTATACGAAAGTAAGGAATAATGTTTGGATGGACCTCCTACCCGATTCTGAAATAACATATCCTGAAGGACAAAGAAGTATACATAACAGTTGGTCTAAAAAAATGGAGCATGACACAGTTTCAAATAAGGTAACTATAAGAAACAAATATTTTAAACCCTTATGGATGTGGCTAGAACATGTTCAAAATGATTTTGCCGCAAGGGCCGATTGGTGTGTGAACGATTATAATTCTGCAAATCACCATCCTATAGTAAATTTAAAAAACACCCCTTTAAACATTACTACTAAAGCGGGGTCCAAAATAAAACTAGATGCATCCAAATCCTTCGATCCTGATAATGATGATCTCCATATAACCTGGTGGAATTACAAAGAAGCGAATACATATTCTGGTCAAGAAATTATTCCAAAAACTCAATCTTCAATTACAAAATTTATCTTACCAAAGGACGCACAATCCGGCGATACATTTCATATGATTTGTGAGGTTACCGATTCGGGCTCCCCTTCATTAACGAGATACAAAAGGGTAATTATTACTATTTCTGAATAA
- a CDS encoding TlpA family protein disulfide reductase, with the protein MRTNRILMVIIVLITTSLAIAIEKRDVLMQAPFVLKNKEIDTLKIGDLCPDFKMENLERTEAKLSDLRGKYVLIDVWASWCYPCRKQMPFFEELKEDFKGQDIVFLGVNLDERDFRWLGDVSNLHMKGEQWRVLNKDFEDRFGIKYIPRYILLDKKGYIIENFMTKPDKPETKVYLEKLLNIK; encoded by the coding sequence ATGAGAACAAATAGAATATTAATGGTTATTATAGTTTTAATAACAACAAGTTTGGCTATCGCAATTGAAAAAAGAGATGTTTTAATGCAAGCTCCTTTTGTGTTAAAGAATAAAGAAATAGATACTCTTAAGATAGGTGATTTATGTCCAGATTTTAAAATGGAAAATTTAGAGAGAACGGAAGCTAAATTATCCGATTTAAGAGGGAAGTATGTGCTTATTGATGTGTGGGCATCTTGGTGTTATCCATGTCGTAAACAAATGCCTTTTTTTGAAGAACTTAAAGAGGATTTCAAAGGACAAGATATTGTTTTTTTAGGAGTAAACCTCGATGAAAGGGATTTTAGGTGGTTAGGAGATGTTTCTAATCTACATATGAAGGGAGAACAATGGAGAGTACTAAACAAAGACTTTGAGGATAGGTTTGGAATCAAATATATACCTAGATATATCCTATTGGACAAGAAGGGTTACATTATTGAAAATTTTATGACAAAGCCAGACAAACCTGAAACAAAAGTGTATTTAGAAAAATTATTAAACATAAAATAA
- a CDS encoding DUF4843 domain-containing protein, with protein sequence MKYRFLIILATCLMVMSCSEDYPATFEGDPYLIFPTDDHGYNIYVQQHFNNFYYYGQEGVDRDTIYVPLNAFGAIPKEEVAVKLEAFNSDTLSFPERIDSATENAVPGVHYVPFESQEMINLLKYKANVMEDSIPIILLRDESLKETTFRLTFRLAEMENAKVADNDENRVVVYIADKISRPSNWDFWYFGIYGDVKLDFMINHSDLRWTEDDMEIVLSDSFLLAYYVYKFKEDLKKYNEELGVNGPLREADGTVVTFDRTY encoded by the coding sequence AAATATAGATTTTTAATAATATTAGCCACTTGCCTTATGGTAATGTCTTGCAGTGAAGATTACCCGGCAACATTTGAAGGCGACCCTTACTTGATTTTTCCAACCGATGATCATGGTTATAATATTTATGTTCAGCAACATTTTAATAACTTTTATTATTATGGACAAGAGGGTGTTGATAGAGATACCATTTATGTACCATTAAATGCTTTTGGAGCAATTCCAAAGGAAGAAGTAGCAGTGAAATTAGAAGCCTTTAATAGTGATACCTTGTCTTTTCCAGAGCGCATAGATAGTGCTACTGAGAATGCTGTTCCGGGTGTACACTATGTGCCGTTCGAGTCACAAGAAATGATAAATCTTTTAAAGTATAAAGCTAACGTAATGGAAGATTCTATTCCTATTATCTTATTGAGGGATGAAAGTTTAAAAGAAACTACCTTTAGATTAACATTCAGATTAGCGGAAATGGAAAATGCCAAGGTTGCAGATAATGATGAAAATCGTGTGGTTGTTTACATAGCAGACAAAATTTCAAGACCAAGTAACTGGGATTTCTGGTATTTTGGAATTTACGGTGATGTAAAATTGGATTTTATGATCAACCATTCAGACTTAAGATGGACTGAAGATGATATGGAAATAGTTTTAAGTGACTCTTTCCTTTTAGCTTACTACGTATACAAGTTTAAAGAAGATTTAAAAAAGTATAACGAAGAATTAGGAGTAAACGGCCCTTTAAGAGAGGCCGATGGCACAGTAGTGACCTTTGATAGAACATATTAA
- a CDS encoding TlpA disulfide reductase family protein, whose protein sequence is MKTNLMILGVLVSVFGWNTNAQEQNAQYKIVVKMENVIKEAPALLLIKENSRVIIDTVYVNSNNEFIFSGDIPAVERGFLTLLHHKIDPTVPPNNADGMPVYLEEGELRITGKDSILTATVEGTPLNTDYQELAMVGKAFDLKINALNDAYEEASSANNVEKVAVIEKDYAVLMAEKKEAEKAFFLSHLNSAVSLDWLRRNVNIIQEKNLAKELFSQMTDDVKTSAAGVIYNNILNQTKGADIGSEAPDISAKQPNGENLSLRSLRGQYVLLDFWASWCGPCRRENPNLVKTYNSFKNKNFTILGYSLDGGNDALRKWTEAIEKDQLVWNQISDLAGWQSMAVKLYGINAVPANFLIDPNGVIIAKNLRGADLDQKLDEILNNI, encoded by the coding sequence ATGAAAACAAATCTAATGATTTTAGGGGTGCTGGTATCAGTGTTTGGCTGGAATACTAATGCACAAGAGCAAAATGCACAATATAAAATTGTGGTGAAAATGGAAAATGTTATTAAGGAAGCCCCCGCTTTATTATTGATAAAAGAAAACTCTAGAGTAATAATTGATACGGTATATGTTAATTCAAATAATGAATTTATATTTTCTGGAGATATTCCTGCGGTAGAACGAGGTTTTTTAACCTTACTACACCATAAAATAGATCCAACGGTTCCTCCCAATAATGCAGATGGAATGCCTGTATACCTAGAAGAAGGAGAATTAAGAATTACTGGGAAAGACTCCATTTTAACAGCAACTGTAGAAGGAACGCCTTTAAATACAGACTATCAGGAATTGGCTATGGTAGGGAAAGCTTTCGATTTAAAAATAAATGCATTAAATGATGCTTATGAAGAAGCTTCATCGGCAAATAATGTTGAAAAAGTGGCTGTAATAGAGAAGGACTATGCAGTTTTAATGGCAGAGAAAAAGGAAGCTGAGAAAGCATTTTTTTTAAGTCACTTAAATTCTGCCGTTAGTTTGGACTGGTTAAGAAGAAATGTAAATATCATTCAAGAGAAAAATTTAGCAAAAGAATTGTTTTCTCAAATGACGGATGACGTAAAAACATCGGCTGCAGGTGTAATCTATAACAATATATTAAATCAAACTAAAGGAGCAGATATAGGCTCTGAAGCCCCGGATATTAGTGCTAAACAACCAAATGGAGAAAATTTAAGTTTACGTTCTTTAAGAGGACAATATGTGCTTTTAGATTTCTGGGCGTCTTGGTGTGGGCCATGTAGAAGAGAAAATCCAAATTTAGTTAAAACATACAATTCCTTTAAGAATAAAAACTTTACCATTTTAGGGTATTCTTTGGATGGAGGAAATGATGCTTTAAGAAAATGGACAGAGGCAATCGAGAAAGATCAGTTAGTTTGGAATCAAATTTCAGATTTAGCTGGATGGCAAAGTATGGCTGTTAAGTTATATGGTATTAACGCTGTACCTGCGAACTTTTTAATTGATCCTAACGGAGTTATCATCGCTAAAAATTTAAGAGGGGCAGACTTAGATCAAAAGCTAGACGAAATTTTAAATAATATATAA
- a CDS encoding S1 family peptidase yields the protein MKNILVLVAVFSSFSLVLKAQEVSYSNWEDLPNRLYDSIVETQKNAHFISIEQLKNNSVSAENETAIEYPKLPKANKKQLTPQKLVKSIRPTSLMICKLKRGFGIHKDFVIIGASAAVLSEDGLCVSNYHVFESIINQGQSIMPQDSLFFAADSKGKVYPITKVLNYSKSADLATFKIDTRGEKLTPVALGNDLEVGSTVHTMTHPNQRAYYYTKGIVARNSSFVNNPWENRCDITADYAKGSSGGPIFDDFGNLVAIVSSTNSIYAGDSNNPEWQMVIKIAVPVSSVKKLIEG from the coding sequence ATGAAGAATATTTTAGTTTTAGTAGCTGTTTTCTCTAGTTTTTCTCTAGTTTTAAAAGCTCAGGAAGTGAGTTATTCTAATTGGGAAGATTTACCTAACAGGCTCTACGATTCAATAGTTGAAACTCAAAAGAATGCACATTTTATATCTATAGAACAACTTAAAAATAATAGTGTATCGGCTGAAAATGAAACTGCTATCGAATATCCGAAGTTGCCAAAAGCCAATAAAAAACAGTTAACACCTCAAAAATTAGTGAAAAGTATCAGGCCAACATCATTAATGATTTGTAAATTAAAAAGAGGGTTTGGTATTCATAAAGACTTTGTAATTATAGGTGCTTCGGCAGCAGTTCTTAGTGAAGATGGTTTATGTGTTTCTAATTATCATGTTTTTGAATCTATCATAAATCAGGGGCAAAGTATAATGCCGCAAGATAGCTTGTTTTTTGCAGCAGATTCAAAAGGAAAGGTGTATCCAATAACTAAAGTTTTAAATTACAGTAAGTCTGCTGACTTAGCGACATTTAAGATAGATACAAGAGGAGAAAAATTAACTCCTGTTGCTTTAGGTAATGATTTAGAGGTTGGGTCTACTGTGCATACCATGACTCATCCAAATCAGCGAGCATATTATTATACCAAAGGTATTGTTGCAAGAAACTCCAGTTTTGTAAATAACCCTTGGGAAAACAGATGCGATATTACAGCTGATTATGCAAAGGGATCTAGTGGAGGGCCCATTTTTGATGACTTTGGAAATTTGGTAGCGATAGTATCATCTACAAATTCTATTTATGCAGGAGATAGTAATAACCCTGAATGGCAAATGGTTATTAAAATAGCTGTTCCAGTTAGCTCAGTAAAAAAATTAATTGAAGGTTGA
- a CDS encoding winged helix-turn-helix transcriptional regulator produces the protein MKKSYCPIDTFINVIKGKRKATIILHLFQGDKRYSELVKLLTDISERMLTKQLKELELDGLVNRTVFPEVPPRVEYSITELGKDIHPFLKGMYKGGIMFEKSIDGSHL, from the coding sequence ATGAAAAAAAGTTATTGTCCGATTGATACATTTATAAATGTTATTAAGGGAAAACGAAAAGCAACGATTATTTTACACCTTTTTCAAGGAGATAAAAGGTATAGCGAATTGGTTAAACTATTAACTGATATCAGTGAACGAATGCTTACTAAACAACTAAAAGAATTGGAATTAGATGGATTAGTAAATCGAACTGTTTTTCCAGAAGTTCCCCCTCGTGTTGAATATAGTATAACTGAACTTGGTAAAGATATTCATCCTTTCCTCAAAGGAATGTATAAAGGAGGAATCATGTTTGAAAAATCTATTGATGGATCTCATCTTTAA